The following proteins come from a genomic window of Pseudomonas cichorii:
- the deoC gene encoding deoxyribose-phosphate aldolase → MQEMTADDERLALQALSLLDLFAFSSDDTEQRIVALCQRAVTPLGAIAAVSVSPRFVCLARTTLDRLQAPGIRVVALANFPYGGPCIEPVVAEVRAAVMSGADEVDVVYPFRALLSGDQQTGMDMITACKAACGSRVALTVTLETGDLRDPQIILHACRSAILCGADFLKTSTGRGLASTTPQAVRIVLESIAEVGGQVGFKVAGGIRTFADARGFMDMARSRFGPHWINVDRVRLGSSTLLDDLLVCLGVLEPDLRKS, encoded by the coding sequence ATGCAGGAAATGACAGCAGATGACGAGCGACTGGCTCTCCAGGCGTTGAGCCTGCTTGATCTGTTCGCCTTTAGCAGTGATGACACCGAACAGCGGATTGTCGCCCTGTGTCAACGCGCGGTGACGCCTTTGGGGGCGATCGCGGCGGTGTCTGTGTCGCCACGTTTCGTGTGTCTGGCACGCACGACTCTTGATCGTCTGCAGGCCCCGGGTATCCGGGTGGTGGCGTTGGCTAACTTCCCCTATGGCGGCCCATGCATCGAGCCTGTGGTGGCGGAGGTGCGTGCAGCGGTGATGTCTGGTGCTGACGAGGTGGATGTGGTCTATCCGTTTCGTGCTCTTCTGTCCGGCGACCAGCAGACCGGCATGGATATGATCACGGCCTGCAAGGCTGCGTGCGGCAGTCGCGTCGCGTTGACGGTTACCCTCGAAACCGGTGATTTGCGTGATCCTCAGATCATCCTGCATGCCTGTCGCAGTGCCATTCTGTGTGGTGCCGACTTTCTCAAGACCAGCACCGGTCGAGGGCTGGCCAGCACCACGCCGCAAGCGGTGCGCATCGTGCTGGAGTCCATTGCCGAGGTGGGCGGGCAGGTGGGTTTCAAGGTCGCCGGAGGAATCCGTACTTTTGCCGATGCAAGGGGCTTCATGGACATGGCGCGCTCCCGTTTCGGGCCGCACTGGATCAATGTCGACAGGGTGCGCCTTGGATCTTCGACACTGCTGGACGATTTGCTGGTGTGCCTGGGCGTACTGGAGCCGGACCTCAGGAAATCCTGA
- a CDS encoding pentapeptide repeat-containing protein produces the protein MSQPKQLDSPLYMLLRRDDVEGFNQEKPKTGTIDMVGGDFRGLDLRALDARGIDFTDAYFRSADLRGLDLRHTPMEGASIAHAQISGAFFPPELSADEIRMSVTFGTRMRYHTR, from the coding sequence ATGAGCCAGCCCAAGCAGCTCGATTCGCCGCTTTACATGCTGTTGCGTAGAGATGATGTCGAAGGCTTCAATCAGGAGAAGCCCAAAACAGGCACGATCGATATGGTCGGTGGGGATTTCCGTGGCCTGGACTTGCGTGCTCTTGATGCGAGGGGCATCGACTTTACCGACGCCTACTTCCGCTCTGCCGACCTTCGCGGCCTGGACTTGCGCCATACCCCGATGGAAGGCGCAAGCATCGCGCATGCACAAATCTCTGGCGCGTTCTTCCCGCCAGAGCTATCGGCGGACGAGATCCGCATGTCGGTGACCTTCGGGACCCGCATGCGCTACCACACCCGCTAG
- a CDS encoding bifunctional aminoglycoside phosphotransferase/ATP-binding protein yields MSQSLIAALQNPALFPHPVENFRVIETHISWVLLTGSYAYKFKKPVNFGFLDFTTLAAREHFCNEELRLNQRLTEGLYLEVIPVTGSEEAPQLGGSGEVIEYALKMRQFSQEGLLSSLQAKGELTVGHIDELARQIADAHLSVPTVTTENELGSPDSVMAPVLQNFEQIRPFLSEKADLLQVDSLQAWAESSFERLKPLLAQRKADGFIRECHGDIHLGNATVIDGKVVIFDCIEFNEPFRMTDVYADIGFLAMDLEDRGLKSLSRRLISQYLEQTGDYAGLELLNFYKAYRALVRAKVALFSQPADADEAQRAATLSKYRNYANLAESYSAIPSSFLAITHGVSAVGKSHVAMRLVESLGAIRLRSDVERKRLFAESAELYGAETSKATYDRLHALAETILRAGFSVVVDATYLKREQRNAAAKAAETTGVPFLILDCEAPQAVIAGWLKQRQEQGSDPSDATLEVIEAQQASREPLEADEILRSKHVETSKSSDLEELVENLRQRLPGL; encoded by the coding sequence GTGAGCCAGTCACTGATTGCAGCCCTGCAGAATCCCGCCCTCTTTCCCCATCCAGTGGAGAACTTCCGGGTTATCGAGACGCACATTTCATGGGTCCTGCTCACCGGCAGCTATGCCTACAAATTCAAGAAACCGGTCAATTTCGGCTTTCTGGATTTCACCACGCTTGCCGCTCGTGAACACTTCTGCAATGAAGAGTTGCGTCTGAACCAGCGCCTGACCGAAGGCCTCTATCTGGAAGTCATTCCGGTCACCGGCTCGGAAGAAGCACCCCAACTGGGTGGCAGCGGTGAAGTCATCGAGTACGCCCTCAAGATGCGCCAGTTTTCGCAAGAGGGCTTGCTCAGTTCCCTGCAAGCCAAAGGCGAACTGACGGTCGGGCACATCGACGAGCTGGCCAGGCAGATTGCCGATGCCCACCTCAGTGTGCCAACAGTCACCACCGAGAACGAGCTGGGTTCTCCTGACAGCGTCATGGCGCCGGTCCTGCAGAACTTCGAGCAGATTCGCCCGTTCCTCAGCGAAAAAGCCGATTTGTTACAGGTTGATTCCCTGCAAGCCTGGGCCGAGTCCAGCTTTGAGCGCCTCAAGCCTCTGCTTGCCCAGCGCAAGGCAGACGGTTTCATCCGCGAATGCCATGGCGACATTCACCTGGGCAATGCCACGGTCATCGACGGTAAAGTCGTGATCTTCGACTGCATCGAATTCAACGAGCCATTCCGCATGACCGACGTCTACGCCGACATCGGTTTCCTGGCCATGGACCTTGAAGACCGCGGCCTGAAATCCTTGTCGCGTCGCCTCATCAGCCAGTACCTGGAACAGACCGGCGACTATGCGGGCCTGGAACTGCTCAACTTCTACAAAGCCTATCGCGCTCTGGTGCGTGCCAAGGTCGCGCTGTTCAGCCAGCCTGCCGACGCCGACGAGGCCCAGCGTGCCGCTACGCTGAGCAAATATCGCAACTACGCCAACCTGGCCGAAAGCTACAGCGCCATTCCATCCAGTTTCCTGGCCATTACCCATGGCGTCTCTGCCGTGGGCAAAAGCCATGTGGCAATGCGTCTGGTGGAATCGCTGGGCGCCATACGCCTGCGTTCGGATGTCGAGCGCAAGCGCCTGTTCGCAGAGAGCGCCGAGCTTTATGGTGCCGAAACCAGCAAGGCAACCTATGACCGACTGCATGCTCTGGCAGAAACCATTCTGCGTGCTGGCTTCTCGGTGGTCGTCGATGCCACTTATCTCAAGCGCGAACAACGTAATGCTGCGGCCAAAGCTGCCGAAACAACAGGTGTGCCTTTTCTGATTCTGGATTGCGAAGCGCCTCAGGCCGTCATTGCCGGCTGGCTCAAACAACGCCAGGAACAGGGCAGCGACCCTTCGGACGCAACTCTGGAGGTGATCGAGGCTCAGCAGGCCAGTCGCGAGCCACTTGAGGCGGACGAAATCCTGCGCAGCAAGCACGTTGAAACCAGCAAAAGCAGTGACCTGGAAGAACTGGTCGAGAACCTTCGCCAGCGCTTGCCAGGACTGTGA
- the mrcB gene encoding penicillin-binding protein 1B → MTRSRTSRTSKKPAPRGLPKWLGWVLKLSIVGFVALACVAVYLDAVVQEKFSGKRWTIPAKVYARPLELFVGQKLSRDDFLIELDALGYRRESVANGPGAAAVNGNTVDLNTRGFQFYEGTDPAQQVRVRFSGDYVADLTSGSSGAKLAVARLEPLMIGGLYPKNLEDRILIKLDQAPPYLLDALVAVEDRDFYSHMGVSPKSIARAVWVNTSQGQMRQGGSTLTQQLVKNFYLTNERSLTRKLTEAMMSVLLELHYSKQEILEAYLNEVFVGQDGQRAVHGFGLASQYFFSQPLSELKIHQVALLVGLVKGPSYYNPRRNPERALERRNLVLDLLEQQGVATAQVVEAAKKMPLGVTKTGSLADSSFPAFLDLVKRQLREDYRDEDLTEEGLRIFTSFDPILQMKSQAAMDDTFKRLAGRKGADEVEAAMVVTNPETGEVQALLGSRQAGFAGFNRAIDAVRPIGSLVKPAIYLTALERPSQYTLTSWVADEPFQVKGADGQVWKPQNYDRKAHGNIFLYQGLAHSYNLSTAKLGLELGVPNVFKTLAKLGVTREWPAYPSMLLGAGGLSPMEIATMYQTIASGGFNTPMRGIRSVLTAEGEPLKRYPFQIEQRFDPGAIYLVQNAMQRVMREGTAKSVYSVLPSTLNLAGKTGTSNDSRDSWFAGFSQDLLAVVWMGRDDNGKTPFTGASGALQVWTSFMRKADPLPLDMAMPDNVVQAWVNAQTGQGSDANCPNAVQMPYIRGSEPQPGASCSGSPAPAAEVLDWVKGWLN, encoded by the coding sequence ATGACTCGATCTCGCACTTCTCGTACTTCCAAAAAACCAGCTCCCCGTGGCCTTCCCAAGTGGTTGGGCTGGGTGCTGAAGCTCAGTATCGTCGGTTTTGTGGCGCTGGCTTGCGTTGCCGTTTACCTGGACGCGGTGGTCCAGGAGAAGTTTTCCGGCAAGCGCTGGACCATTCCGGCCAAGGTCTACGCCCGGCCTCTGGAATTGTTCGTCGGCCAGAAACTGAGCCGCGATGACTTCCTCATCGAGCTCGACGCGCTGGGCTATCGCCGCGAAAGCGTGGCCAACGGGCCAGGCGCTGCAGCGGTCAATGGCAATACAGTCGATCTCAACACCCGTGGTTTTCAATTCTACGAAGGCACTGATCCTGCGCAGCAGGTCCGCGTGCGTTTTTCCGGCGACTATGTGGCGGACCTGACCTCTGGTAGCAGTGGTGCAAAACTGGCGGTGGCCCGTCTCGAACCGCTGATGATCGGCGGCCTGTATCCGAAAAATCTGGAAGACCGGATCCTGATCAAGCTCGATCAGGCACCTCCGTATCTGCTCGATGCCCTGGTTGCAGTCGAGGATCGTGATTTTTACAGCCATATGGGTGTATCGCCCAAATCCATTGCCCGTGCTGTCTGGGTCAATACCTCACAGGGGCAGATGCGTCAGGGCGGCAGTACGCTGACCCAGCAGTTGGTCAAGAACTTCTACCTGACCAACGAGCGCAGCCTCACGCGCAAGCTGACCGAAGCCATGATGTCGGTGTTGCTGGAGCTGCATTACAGCAAGCAGGAAATTCTCGAGGCTTACCTCAACGAGGTGTTCGTCGGTCAGGACGGTCAGCGTGCGGTGCATGGTTTCGGTCTGGCCAGCCAGTACTTCTTCAGCCAGCCATTGTCGGAGCTGAAGATTCATCAGGTTGCGTTGCTGGTCGGCCTGGTCAAGGGGCCTTCCTATTACAACCCGCGTCGCAATCCCGAGCGTGCTCTTGAACGTCGCAATCTGGTTCTCGACTTGCTGGAGCAACAGGGTGTTGCTACTGCGCAAGTCGTCGAGGCCGCCAAGAAGATGCCTCTGGGCGTGACCAAGACCGGCAGCCTTGCGGACAGTTCGTTCCCGGCATTCCTTGATCTGGTCAAGCGTCAGTTGCGTGAAGACTATCGCGACGAAGACTTGACCGAAGAAGGGCTGCGAATCTTCACCAGTTTCGATCCGATCCTGCAGATGAAGTCCCAAGCGGCCATGGACGACACGTTCAAGCGACTGGCCGGGCGTAAAGGTGCGGACGAAGTGGAGGCGGCCATGGTTGTGACCAATCCCGAGACTGGCGAGGTGCAAGCCTTGCTGGGCAGTCGTCAGGCCGGATTCGCCGGGTTCAACCGCGCTATCGATGCCGTGCGGCCTATCGGCTCGCTGGTCAAGCCGGCGATCTATCTCACCGCGCTTGAGCGCCCGAGCCAGTACACCCTGACCAGTTGGGTGGCCGACGAGCCGTTTCAGGTCAAGGGTGCGGACGGCCAGGTCTGGAAACCACAGAACTACGATCGCAAGGCCCACGGGAATATTTTCCTGTATCAGGGGCTGGCGCATTCCTACAACCTATCGACAGCCAAGCTGGGTCTTGAGCTGGGCGTGCCCAATGTATTCAAGACCCTCGCCAAGCTGGGCGTGACACGCGAATGGCCAGCGTATCCTTCGATGCTGCTGGGGGCTGGCGGCTTGAGTCCGATGGAAATCGCCACCATGTACCAGACGATTGCCAGCGGCGGCTTCAATACCCCGATGCGTGGTATTCGCAGCGTCTTGACTGCCGAGGGTGAACCGCTCAAGCGTTATCCGTTCCAGATCGAGCAGCGTTTCGATCCGGGCGCCATTTATCTGGTGCAGAACGCAATGCAGCGGGTGATGCGTGAAGGGACCGCCAAGTCGGTTTACAGCGTCTTGCCATCGACCTTGAATCTGGCGGGCAAGACCGGCACCAGTAACGATTCGCGCGACAGCTGGTTTGCAGGTTTCAGTCAGGATCTGCTGGCAGTGGTGTGGATGGGGCGTGACGATAACGGCAAGACGCCGTTCACCGGAGCCAGTGGAGCCTTGCAGGTCTGGACCAGTTTCATGCGCAAGGCCGACCCGCTGCCGCTGGACATGGCAATGCCGGATAACGTGGTCCAGGCCTGGGTCAATGCCCAGACCGGTCAGGGGTCGGATGCCAATTGCCCGAATGCCGTACAGATGCCGTATATTCGCGGCAGTGAACCTCAGCCCGGTGCCTCCTGTAGCGGTAGCCCGGCACCCGCCGCTGAAGTGCTGGACTGGGTCAAGGGTTGGTTGAATTAA
- a CDS encoding tetratricopeptide repeat protein: MNKWLIPAVTTLALLSGCSSVQRGSIPVVDSGSRVSNSERVSASRNTAYRANTAQAPQAQAVPQDSGVVVMVPGSGGAAGAGQSFSAPSSQSSFTIDTPPVAQQPVNSAPVSNYSMPASSAPTGIPSGSSGLSADEQLDGPVLALLTTAQQQQGSGDLNGASSSLERAQRVAPREPQVLYRLAQVRLAQGDPAQAEQLARRALTYANGRASLQASLWELIAQSREKQGDAAGAALARQKARVNL, translated from the coding sequence GTGAATAAATGGTTGATTCCGGCTGTAACGACCCTGGCGTTGCTCAGTGGTTGTTCCAGCGTGCAGCGTGGCTCGATCCCGGTCGTGGATTCGGGCTCCAGGGTTTCTAACAGCGAGCGTGTTTCGGCTTCGCGCAATACAGCTTATCGAGCCAATACTGCCCAGGCTCCGCAGGCCCAGGCTGTGCCGCAGGATTCCGGTGTGGTCGTGATGGTTCCGGGCAGTGGTGGTGCCGCAGGTGCCGGCCAGAGCTTCTCTGCGCCTTCATCCCAGTCCTCGTTCACCATCGACACGCCTCCGGTTGCTCAGCAGCCAGTCAATTCGGCTCCGGTGAGCAACTACAGCATGCCGGCGTCGTCGGCACCGACCGGTATTCCGTCCGGTTCGTCCGGCCTGTCGGCTGACGAGCAACTGGATGGCCCGGTACTGGCTCTGTTGACCACGGCTCAGCAGCAGCAAGGCAGCGGTGACCTCAACGGTGCTTCGTCGAGCCTTGAGCGTGCCCAGCGAGTGGCACCGCGCGAGCCGCAAGTGCTTTATCGTCTGGCTCAGGTGCGTCTGGCCCAGGGTGATCCAGCCCAGGCAGAACAACTGGCCCGTCGCGCCCTGACCTATGCCAATGGTCGTGCAAGCCTGCAGGCGAGCCTCTGGGAGCTGATCGCCCAGTCTCGTGAAAAGCAGGGTGATGCGGCTGGCGCAGCGCTGGCGCGTCAAAAAGCCCGGGTCAATCTCTGA
- a CDS encoding YqcC family protein, giving the protein MDQRLPEVAEQLLLIERELRVLGWWSDTPPSEEALSSTEPFSVDTLEFEQWLQWVFLPRMKIILERDLPLPNSSGILEMAEMVYASRQSEARKLQELLAQFDQLISQS; this is encoded by the coding sequence ATGGATCAGCGTCTGCCTGAAGTGGCTGAGCAACTGTTGCTGATCGAGCGTGAACTGAGGGTCCTGGGCTGGTGGAGCGATACGCCGCCCAGTGAGGAAGCGCTTTCCAGCACCGAGCCGTTCAGCGTCGATACCCTGGAGTTCGAGCAGTGGCTGCAATGGGTTTTCCTGCCGAGGATGAAAATCATCCTGGAGCGGGATCTTCCATTGCCCAACTCGTCGGGGATTCTGGAAATGGCCGAAATGGTCTACGCCAGTCGTCAGAGTGAAGCACGCAAACTGCAGGAGCTTCTGGCGCAGTTTGACCAGCTGATCAGCCAGTCTTAA
- a CDS encoding DUF4124 domain-containing protein has protein sequence MRWMILAAALSMAVSTTSQAAPIYKWVDAQGVTHFDAQPPAGQQVEEINVQKPPTAPAASTASEPDPQQQDIDAKVKKQVRAQEARMADNCEVLRTNLAQLQNNPRVREQTEGGTKRLTDDERKARVAETQRTIAEYCR, from the coding sequence ATGCGCTGGATGATCCTCGCGGCTGCACTCTCGATGGCGGTAAGTACAACCAGCCAGGCCGCACCAATCTACAAATGGGTCGATGCACAAGGGGTCACGCATTTCGATGCGCAACCGCCTGCCGGGCAGCAGGTAGAAGAAATCAATGTGCAAAAGCCACCAACCGCCCCTGCCGCATCAACGGCCAGCGAGCCGGATCCTCAACAGCAGGATATCGATGCCAAGGTCAAGAAACAGGTGAGGGCTCAGGAAGCCAGAATGGCCGACAATTGCGAAGTCTTGCGCACCAACCTTGCGCAACTGCAGAACAATCCGAGAGTGCGTGAGCAGACCGAGGGGGGAACAAAGCGCCTCACGGATGATGAACGCAAGGCGCGTGTTGCAGAAACGCAAAGGACGATTGCCGAATACTGCCGTTAA